One Halorientalis litorea DNA segment encodes these proteins:
- a CDS encoding FAD-binding protein, which translates to MYEHDVLVIGGGGAGLRAAIAAQEEGADVAIVTKLHPVRSHTGAAEGGINAALRDADSWEDHAYDTVKGADYLADAPAAETLTQGSPEEVIQLEHWGMPFSREDDGRVSQRPFGGLSFPRTTYAGAETGHHLLHTMYEQAVKRGIEVYDEWYVSRLAVTDHDDPEERTCHGVVAMDIKTGEVSGFRANNGVILCTGGPGQAFDHTTNAVANTGDGAAMAYRAGVPLEDMEFIQFHPTTLPSTGVLISEGVRGEGGILYNEDGERFMFEHGYANNEGELASRDVVSRAELTEVNEGRGHEDEYVHLDMRHLGEERILDRLENILHLAEDFEGVDGLEEPMPVKPGQHYAMGGIEVDENGETCIDGLYAAGENACVSVHGANRLGGNALPELIVFGARAGWHAAGRDLGEAEIGTGPSAETETEDDLGAPVSPGAIDASDGDVAADGALVEPSEVVEHHVDIENQRVEELLSREEGVNHAEVRADVQETMTQNVNVFRREENLKEALEDLRVARERYHDVYVRDPSRTFNTDLVHTIETRNIIDLAEAITLGALAREEFRGAHWREQHQERKDEEWLKHTMLAWNDGNPDLYYKDVILEGENKTYEPKERSY; encoded by the coding sequence ATGTACGAACACGACGTTCTTGTCATCGGCGGCGGCGGCGCGGGCCTCCGCGCGGCGATTGCCGCGCAGGAAGAGGGGGCCGACGTTGCTATCGTGACGAAACTCCACCCGGTCCGGAGCCACACCGGTGCGGCGGAGGGTGGCATCAACGCGGCACTCCGCGACGCCGACTCGTGGGAAGACCACGCCTACGACACGGTGAAGGGTGCCGACTATCTCGCGGACGCCCCGGCGGCGGAGACGCTCACGCAGGGCAGTCCCGAGGAAGTCATCCAACTCGAACACTGGGGTATGCCGTTCTCCCGCGAGGACGACGGCCGCGTCTCCCAGCGACCGTTCGGCGGCCTCTCCTTCCCCCGGACGACCTACGCGGGTGCCGAGACGGGCCACCACCTGCTCCACACGATGTACGAGCAGGCCGTCAAGCGCGGCATCGAGGTGTACGACGAGTGGTACGTCTCGCGGCTCGCCGTGACCGACCACGACGACCCCGAGGAGCGGACCTGCCACGGCGTCGTCGCCATGGACATCAAGACCGGTGAAGTTTCCGGCTTCCGCGCCAACAACGGCGTCATCCTCTGTACGGGTGGTCCCGGTCAAGCGTTCGACCACACCACCAACGCCGTCGCCAACACCGGCGACGGTGCCGCGATGGCCTACCGCGCAGGTGTCCCGCTGGAGGACATGGAGTTCATCCAGTTCCACCCGACGACGCTCCCCTCGACGGGCGTCCTCATCTCCGAAGGGGTCCGTGGCGAGGGCGGCATCCTCTACAACGAGGACGGCGAGCGGTTCATGTTCGAGCACGGGTACGCCAACAACGAGGGCGAACTCGCCTCCCGCGACGTGGTGTCCCGTGCGGAACTGACCGAAGTCAACGAGGGTCGGGGCCACGAGGACGAGTACGTCCACCTCGACATGCGCCATCTCGGCGAAGAACGCATCCTCGACCGACTGGAGAACATCCTCCACCTCGCGGAAGACTTCGAGGGCGTCGACGGCCTCGAAGAACCGATGCCGGTCAAGCCCGGCCAGCACTACGCGATGGGCGGCATCGAGGTCGACGAGAACGGCGAGACGTGCATCGACGGCCTCTACGCCGCGGGCGAGAACGCCTGCGTCTCCGTCCACGGTGCGAACCGACTCGGCGGGAACGCTCTGCCGGAACTCATCGTCTTCGGTGCCCGTGCCGGGTGGCACGCCGCAGGGCGTGACCTCGGCGAGGCCGAAATCGGAACCGGCCCGTCCGCCGAAACCGAGACCGAGGACGACCTCGGCGCGCCGGTGTCCCCCGGTGCCATCGACGCGAGCGACGGGGACGTGGCCGCCGACGGCGCGCTGGTCGAACCGAGCGAAGTCGTCGAACACCACGTCGACATCGAGAACCAGCGGGTCGAAGAACTGCTCTCACGCGAGGAGGGCGTCAACCACGCCGAAGTCCGCGCGGACGTGCAGGAGACGATGACCCAGAACGTCAACGTGTTCCGGCGCGAGGAAAACCTGAAGGAGGCACTGGAGGACCTGCGTGTCGCCCGCGAGCGGTATCATGACGTCTACGTCCGTGACCCGTCGCGGACGTTCAACACGGACCTCGTCCACACCATCGAAACGCGAAACATCATCGACCTCGCAGAAGCCATCACCCTCGGCGCGCTGGCCCGCGAGGAGTTCCGCGGTGCCCACTGGCGCGAACAGCACCAAGAGCGGAAAGACGAGGAGTGGCTCAAGCACACGATGCTCGCGTGGAACGACGGCAACCCGGACCTCTACTACAAGGACGTCATCCTCGAGGGCGAGAACAAGACCTACGAGCCGAAAGAACGCTCGTACTGA
- a CDS encoding succinylglutamate desuccinylase/aspartoacylase family protein, with amino-acid sequence MADAEAFTYSGGVVSPGETVNIRHPISETYFGDPIRIPVTVINSERPGPTVFLSAAVHGDELNGIEVVREVAHEWNHDKLAGTLVCLPVLNAPGFMAQERYLPIYDRDLNRSFPGNRESTSAKRMAARIFEEFVEPCDFGIDFHTSTRGRTNMLHVRAEMADPEVARLAKAFASNVVIAGEGPDGALRKEATAAGVPTITVEMGEAHRFQRALIDSALDGVESVLAEYDLLPTETVHWPGWRTVIDGENGDEKTWLRAGAGGLVDMHYEQGSLVYEDDHICTITNPFKAESEALRAPFTGLLVGVLENPLVYPGNPICHLVELDAKTRRAVERTQGMRES; translated from the coding sequence ATGGCCGACGCCGAGGCGTTCACGTACAGCGGCGGAGTCGTCTCGCCTGGCGAGACGGTGAACATCCGCCACCCAATCAGCGAGACGTACTTCGGCGACCCGATTCGCATCCCCGTCACCGTCATCAACAGCGAGCGACCGGGACCGACGGTGTTTCTCAGTGCCGCCGTTCACGGCGACGAACTCAACGGTATCGAGGTGGTCCGGGAAGTCGCACACGAGTGGAACCACGACAAACTGGCGGGAACGCTCGTCTGCCTCCCGGTGTTGAACGCGCCGGGGTTCATGGCCCAAGAGCGGTACCTCCCCATCTACGACCGTGACCTCAACCGATCGTTCCCGGGCAACAGGGAGTCGACGAGTGCAAAGCGGATGGCCGCGCGCATCTTCGAGGAGTTCGTCGAACCCTGTGACTTCGGTATCGACTTTCACACGTCGACGCGGGGGCGGACGAACATGCTTCACGTCCGCGCCGAGATGGCAGACCCCGAAGTCGCGCGCCTCGCGAAGGCGTTCGCGTCGAACGTCGTCATCGCGGGCGAGGGGCCGGACGGGGCACTCCGCAAGGAAGCCACCGCCGCGGGCGTCCCGACGATAACCGTCGAGATGGGCGAGGCCCATCGGTTCCAGCGTGCTCTCATCGACAGCGCGCTCGACGGCGTCGAGAGCGTCCTCGCCGAGTACGACCTCTTGCCAACCGAGACGGTACACTGGCCCGGGTGGCGGACGGTCATCGACGGCGAGAACGGCGACGAGAAGACGTGGCTCCGGGCGGGGGCCGGTGGTCTCGTCGACATGCACTACGAACAGGGCTCGCTCGTCTACGAGGACGACCACATCTGCACCATCACCAACCCGTTCAAAGCCGAGTCGGAGGCACTCCGCGCGCCCTTCACCGGTCTCCTCGTCGGCGTCCTCGAGAACCCGCTCGTCTACCCCGGCAACCCCATCTGCCATCTGGTAGAACTGGACGCGAAGACGCGCCGGGCCGTCGAACGAACGCAGGGAATGCGCGAGTCCTGA
- the sdhC gene encoding succinate dehydrogenase, cytochrome b556 subunit, translating into MSQSYDRGTVEDFGRWREFSAGMWAWIFHKFTGWVLVGYLFTHIAVLSTATAGPTTYTETLRGLEALAIVRVLEVGLLAVAVFHILNGVRLLFVDLGVGLEAQDKSFYASLVISGAIVVASVPTFTAGAF; encoded by the coding sequence ATGAGTCAGTCGTACGACCGGGGCACCGTCGAGGACTTCGGCCGGTGGCGCGAGTTCTCGGCCGGAATGTGGGCCTGGATATTCCACAAGTTCACCGGCTGGGTGCTCGTGGGCTACCTGTTCACCCACATCGCCGTGTTGAGTACCGCCACTGCTGGCCCCACCACGTACACCGAGACGCTGCGGGGGCTAGAAGCACTCGCAATCGTCCGGGTGCTGGAGGTTGGACTGTTGGCCGTCGCCGTGTTCCACATCCTCAACGGGGTTCGGCTCCTGTTCGTTGACCTCGGCGTCGGACTGGAAGCACAGGACAAGAGTTTCTACGCGTCGCTCGTCATCTCGGGCGCTATCGTCGTGGCGAGCGTCCCGACGTTCACCGCGGGGGCGTTCTGA
- a CDS encoding succinate dehydrogenase hydrophobic membrane anchor subunit, producing MAEHYSSFEHKGKRWFLQRLTAVFLIGVLAFHFMLLHFVNHAAEISFMGTQARMQQVGYFGTMVAFLVTATFHGVNGVYNALINQGIDGTQKRVVKWVLIAASVVLVAQGIRTAVVMAGF from the coding sequence ATGGCCGAACACTACTCCTCGTTCGAGCACAAGGGCAAACGCTGGTTCCTCCAGCGGCTCACGGCGGTGTTCCTCATCGGCGTCCTCGCGTTCCACTTCATGCTGTTGCACTTCGTCAACCACGCCGCCGAAATCAGCTTCATGGGCACGCAGGCCCGGATGCAACAGGTCGGCTACTTCGGGACGATGGTCGCGTTCCTCGTAACTGCGACGTTCCACGGCGTCAACGGCGTCTACAACGCGCTGATAAACCAAGGCATCGACGGGACGCAGAAGCGAGTCGTCAAGTGGGTGCTGATAGCCGCGAGCGTCGTCCTCGTCGCACAGGGTATCCGAACCGCCGTCGTCATGGCAGGGTTCTAA
- a CDS encoding succinate dehydrogenase/fumarate reductase iron-sulfur subunit — translation MSTGIEKQEEAQETEQSAESAAQQRRMEDKRQRAASRDLEREAKSELDDADETRTIKVFRYDPEVKGKEEPRFDTFEVPFFKGMTVLDALIYARDHFDSTLTFRHSCRQAICGSDALFVNGKQRLGCKTQLVDLDDPVRIEPLPHQEVVKDLVVDMEHFYDQMESVEPYFDADELPDGELEEQRQSRENREKVKMSTRCIWCGACMSSCNIAAGDNQYLGPAAINKAYRFAMDEREGENMKQHRLNIIEQEHGVWRCQTQFSCTEVCPKDIPLTEHIQELKREAVKNNLKFW, via the coding sequence ATGAGTACTGGAATCGAGAAACAGGAGGAAGCACAGGAGACCGAACAGTCCGCCGAGTCGGCCGCCCAGCAGCGGCGGATGGAGGACAAACGCCAGCGGGCCGCCAGCCGAGACTTAGAGCGGGAGGCGAAGTCCGAACTCGACGACGCCGACGAGACGCGGACCATCAAGGTGTTCCGCTACGACCCCGAGGTCAAGGGCAAGGAGGAACCCCGGTTCGACACGTTCGAGGTACCCTTCTTCAAGGGGATGACCGTCCTCGACGCGCTCATCTACGCCCGGGACCACTTCGACTCGACGCTGACCTTCCGGCACTCCTGCCGGCAGGCCATCTGTGGCTCGGACGCGCTGTTCGTCAACGGGAAGCAGCGACTCGGGTGTAAGACTCAACTCGTCGACCTCGACGACCCGGTCCGCATCGAACCGCTCCCCCACCAAGAGGTCGTCAAGGACCTCGTCGTGGACATGGAACACTTCTACGACCAGATGGAGTCCGTCGAACCGTACTTCGACGCCGACGAACTCCCGGACGGCGAACTTGAGGAACAACGCCAGTCCCGCGAGAACCGCGAGAAAGTCAAGATGTCGACGCGGTGCATCTGGTGCGGTGCCTGCATGTCCTCGTGTAACATCGCGGCCGGCGACAACCAGTATCTCGGCCCCGCGGCCATCAACAAGGCCTACCGCTTCGCGATGGACGAACGCGAGGGCGAGAACATGAAGCAACACCGCCTGAACATCATCGAACAGGAGCACGGTGTCTGGCGCTGTCAGACCCAGTTCTCCTGCACCGAGGTGTGTCCGAAGGACATCCCGCTGACCGAACACATCCAAGAACTCAAGCGGGAAGCCGTCAAGAACAACCTGAAGTTCTGGTAA
- a CDS encoding SDR family NAD(P)-dependent oxidoreductase has translation MTIRDNIDFDGDTGIVVGGASGIGREIADQFARLGGNVVVADIDTDGGEAAAADLDGTEGASARFVETDASAYADCTEMVAAARDAFGSVDAVFNCVSPRVASLSERSKPFAESDPSEWDPYWNVVLRGAANVTHAALQPMLEQESGAIVNFVSESYKGHDQHLSMYAATKAGVATLTKVVSKEVGPDGVRVNAVSPGTTKTEYTADFVDQYGDRIAEQYPMGRLGTPADQAHAALFLCSDAAAWITGQTLSVSGGYL, from the coding sequence ATGACTATCCGCGACAACATCGACTTCGACGGCGACACCGGCATCGTCGTCGGCGGTGCGTCCGGCATCGGACGGGAGATAGCCGACCAGTTCGCGCGCCTCGGCGGCAACGTCGTCGTCGCGGACATCGACACCGACGGTGGCGAGGCGGCGGCGGCCGATCTCGACGGCACCGAGGGAGCGAGCGCGCGGTTCGTCGAGACGGACGCGTCCGCGTACGCCGACTGTACGGAGATGGTCGCCGCCGCCCGCGACGCATTCGGGAGCGTCGACGCCGTGTTCAACTGCGTTTCCCCGCGCGTGGCGTCACTCTCGGAGCGGTCCAAACCGTTCGCCGAGAGCGACCCGAGCGAGTGGGACCCGTACTGGAACGTCGTCCTCCGCGGCGCGGCGAACGTCACCCACGCCGCCCTGCAACCGATGCTCGAACAGGAGTCGGGGGCAATCGTCAACTTCGTCTCGGAGTCGTACAAGGGCCACGACCAACACCTCTCGATGTACGCCGCGACGAAGGCGGGCGTCGCTACCCTCACGAAAGTCGTCTCCAAGGAAGTCGGTCCCGACGGGGTTCGGGTCAACGCCGTCTCGCCCGGCACGACGAAAACCGAGTACACCGCCGACTTCGTGGACCAGTACGGCGACCGTATCGCGGAACAGTACCCGATGGGCCGACTCGGAACGCCAGCAGACCAGGCCCACGCCGCACTCTTCCTGTGTAGCGACGCCGCCGCGTGGATAACGGGACAGACACTCAGCGTCAGCGGCGGCTACCTCTGA
- a CDS encoding SOS response-associated peptidase: MCGRTSLFAPASDLRSRFDAAVPDAYRPRYNVAPTEPVEVITADAPAEIQRFYWGLRPSWADGDDEGLINARAETVAEKPAFADAWESRPCLVLSSGFYEWKDTERGGTRPYRVHRADDVAFAMAGIHERWTGDGDALDTVTILTTEPNDLIEPLHHRMAVVLPRDEEETWLTGGPEDRHALCRPYPDDDLDAYPISTAVNDPANDSPGIIEPDESEQSGLGEFV; encoded by the coding sequence ATGTGTGGCCGAACCTCGCTGTTCGCTCCGGCATCGGACCTGCGTTCCCGGTTCGACGCGGCCGTCCCGGACGCGTACCGTCCCCGCTACAACGTCGCCCCGACAGAGCCCGTCGAGGTGATTACGGCCGACGCGCCCGCGGAGATACAGCGGTTCTACTGGGGTCTCAGGCCGTCGTGGGCCGATGGCGACGACGAGGGGCTCATCAACGCCCGTGCCGAGACTGTCGCCGAGAAACCGGCCTTCGCCGACGCGTGGGAGTCCCGCCCCTGTCTGGTCCTGTCGTCGGGATTCTACGAGTGGAAAGACACCGAGCGCGGCGGGACACGTCCGTACCGTGTCCATCGTGCAGACGACGTGGCGTTCGCTATGGCGGGCATTCACGAGCGGTGGACGGGCGACGGCGACGCACTCGACACCGTGACGATACTGACCACCGAACCGAACGACCTAATCGAGCCGCTCCACCACCGGATGGCCGTCGTCCTCCCACGTGACGAAGAGGAGACGTGGTTGACTGGCGGCCCCGAGGACCGGCATGCCCTCTGTCGACCGTACCCCGACGACGACCTCGACGCCTACCCCATCTCGACGGCCGTGAACGACCCCGCGAACGACTCGCCCGGTATCATCGAACCCGACGAGAGCGAGCAGTCCGGCCTCGGCGAGTTCGTCTGA
- a CDS encoding DNA-3-methyladenine glycosylase family protein, with protein sequence MSEDAIATLRDDDYLGPLVEAHGPLTIEPADDFYRRFVVSILRQQVSMASAAATRERLFEAVDPTPAAMLATDEATLREAGLSRQKARYVRTVATAFEERGWSTEFFADMDDDEARAELTDVTGVGEWTANMQLLFSLGRADVFPVGDLGIRKGMETLFDADLTRPAMVERAERWRPYRSYASLYLWRVGEDITESVAEVVEG encoded by the coding sequence ATGAGCGAGGACGCCATCGCGACGCTTCGGGACGACGACTACCTCGGCCCGCTCGTCGAGGCACACGGACCGCTGACTATCGAGCCAGCGGACGACTTTTACCGACGGTTCGTCGTCTCTATCCTTCGCCAACAGGTGTCGATGGCCTCGGCGGCGGCTACCCGAGAACGGCTGTTCGAGGCGGTCGACCCGACGCCGGCGGCGATGCTGGCCACGGACGAGGCGACGTTGCGCGAGGCGGGTCTCTCCCGGCAGAAGGCCCGATACGTCAGAACCGTGGCAACGGCCTTCGAGGAGCGCGGCTGGTCGACGGAATTCTTCGCGGACATGGACGACGACGAGGCGCGAGCGGAGTTGACGGACGTGACCGGCGTCGGTGAGTGGACCGCGAACATGCAACTGCTCTTCTCGCTCGGACGTGCGGACGTGTTCCCGGTCGGTGACCTCGGGATTCGGAAGGGGATGGAGACGCTGTTCGACGCCGACCTCACGCGGCCGGCGATGGTCGAGCGAGCCGAGCGGTGGCGACCGTACCGGAGTTACGCCAGCCTCTACCTCTGGCGGGTCGGAGAAGACATCACGGAGAGCGTGGCCGAAGTCGTCGAGGGGTGA
- a CDS encoding two-component system sensor histidine kinase NtrB, translated as MDAPPFPVDDDDFYRTLVQNASEGMLTIDENSRIIHANPAIEEILGYSPDELVGSSKMKIIPERLQPVHADALATYIESGDRSIDWDGIELPTLHKDGHEVPTLISLREHHHDGERLFTGIVRDISERKQQEETLQQQRDRLDQFADILAHDIKNPLSVALGYTEIAQDKHDVAELDEIEVALHRIETLIDDVLSLSKVGDVIGDTAPVNVTETVWDAWENTDTGDATLAVESSLGQIAADRTRFVELLGNLFRNSVEHSTTDDQTAGEGQHAGVTVEVGPLPDGSGFYVADDGPGIREADRETVLEHGYSTRDGGTGYGLSIVTQIAEAHGWSVTVSESDSGGARFEFGGVDFV; from the coding sequence ATGGACGCTCCTCCCTTTCCCGTCGACGACGACGATTTCTACCGCACGCTCGTTCAGAACGCTTCGGAAGGGATGTTGACGATTGACGAGAACAGCCGAATAATCCACGCCAACCCGGCAATCGAGGAGATTCTGGGCTACTCGCCGGACGAACTCGTCGGGAGTTCGAAGATGAAGATAATTCCCGAACGGTTGCAACCGGTCCACGCCGACGCACTGGCGACCTACATCGAATCCGGCGACAGGAGTATCGACTGGGACGGCATCGAACTCCCCACCTTGCACAAGGACGGCCACGAAGTGCCGACGCTCATCAGCCTCCGCGAACACCACCACGACGGTGAACGGCTCTTTACCGGTATCGTCCGGGACATCAGCGAACGTAAACAGCAGGAGGAGACCCTCCAGCAACAGCGGGACCGACTGGACCAGTTCGCGGACATCCTCGCACACGACATCAAGAATCCGCTCTCGGTCGCACTCGGGTACACAGAAATAGCACAGGACAAACACGATGTAGCGGAACTGGACGAAATCGAGGTCGCCCTGCACCGTATTGAGACCCTCATCGACGACGTTCTCTCGCTCTCGAAAGTCGGCGACGTCATCGGTGACACCGCCCCGGTGAACGTCACCGAAACCGTGTGGGACGCTTGGGAAAACACGGACACGGGCGACGCGACGCTGGCAGTCGAGTCGAGTCTCGGCCAGATAGCGGCGGACCGAACCCGCTTCGTGGAACTGCTCGGGAACCTCTTTCGGAACAGCGTCGAGCATAGCACGACGGACGACCAGACGGCGGGCGAAGGCCAGCACGCCGGTGTGACCGTCGAAGTCGGACCGCTCCCCGACGGGAGCGGGTTCTACGTCGCCGACGACGGTCCCGGTATCCGCGAGGCGGACCGCGAGACCGTTCTCGAACACGGGTACTCGACCCGCGACGGAGGGACCGGGTACGGGCTCTCCATCGTCACACAAATCGCCGAGGCACACGGCTGGTCCGTCACCGTCTCCGAGAGCGACAGCGGCGGTGCGCGGTTCGAGTTCGGCGGCGTCGACTTCGTGTAA
- a CDS encoding twin-arginine translocation signal domain-containing protein — protein MSDQRGSGGRAASRRSFMQGIGAAGAGLFGGTGVAQAAPALPPGVSNAYYVYRTEDGYAGGGRYEVLDARENETVFTTSGGQNAHEAFQAAFDRVEDGGTVVASGDTFRFSGPATMGADTALVGQHGTRFVVTPQGRRDSPFPGPNQTNPLVVGHDLIRVRGDNTAVTGITFDANGAELGCHAIQADEVTGLTIANNRTVDGFEMAISFSGCQYVLARNNVVLDPNWYGITSRAATDGLDLKRSTDVTIIGNRVAGMKFNNIAPYNVSNFTVMGNVVYDGGHSLIACSPAQQGAIVGNVCRNLNRFGGDPGGEAGLEIEYKETHLTDAVAGTPEATSYDITIANNHVENCQVGFIARTVPADPDRTSSREEDRPYNFTVTGNAFNDCPTAIRLRSGDSAVVGTNAIRNAETAIDLDDTYTQNVEQGLNATR, from the coding sequence ATGTCAGACCAGCGAGGCTCGGGTGGCCGCGCGGCCAGCCGCCGTTCGTTCATGCAGGGTATCGGAGCGGCAGGCGCAGGATTGTTCGGCGGGACCGGTGTGGCACAGGCCGCGCCCGCCCTGCCACCGGGCGTGAGTAACGCGTACTACGTGTATCGGACCGAGGACGGGTACGCCGGCGGCGGCCGGTACGAGGTACTTGACGCTCGCGAGAACGAGACGGTGTTCACCACGAGCGGCGGACAGAACGCCCACGAAGCGTTTCAGGCCGCGTTCGACCGGGTGGAGGACGGCGGCACCGTCGTGGCCAGCGGCGACACCTTCCGCTTCAGCGGGCCGGCGACGATGGGGGCGGATACCGCGCTGGTGGGCCAACACGGCACCCGCTTCGTCGTCACGCCGCAGGGTCGCCGAGACAGCCCGTTCCCGGGTCCCAACCAGACCAACCCGCTAGTGGTCGGTCACGACCTGATTCGAGTCCGCGGAGACAACACTGCGGTGACGGGCATCACCTTCGACGCGAACGGTGCGGAACTGGGGTGTCACGCCATCCAAGCCGACGAGGTGACCGGGCTGACCATCGCGAACAACCGCACCGTCGACGGGTTCGAGATGGCTATCTCCTTCTCGGGGTGTCAGTACGTCCTCGCGCGTAACAACGTCGTCCTCGACCCCAACTGGTACGGAATCACGTCACGGGCGGCCACCGACGGACTCGACCTCAAGCGGTCGACGGACGTGACCATCATCGGCAACCGCGTCGCCGGGATGAAGTTCAACAACATCGCCCCATACAACGTGAGCAACTTCACCGTGATGGGCAACGTCGTCTACGACGGCGGCCACAGCCTCATCGCGTGCTCGCCGGCCCAACAGGGTGCAATCGTCGGGAACGTCTGCCGGAACCTCAACCGCTTCGGCGGCGACCCCGGGGGCGAGGCGGGTCTCGAAATCGAGTACAAAGAAACCCACCTCACCGACGCGGTTGCGGGCACGCCCGAAGCCACGTCCTACGACATCACCATCGCGAACAACCACGTCGAGAACTGTCAGGTCGGCTTTATCGCACGGACGGTCCCCGCCGACCCAGACCGGACGTCGTCCCGGGAAGAGGACCGCCCGTACAACTTCACCGTCACCGGGAACGCGTTCAACGACTGCCCGACTGCCATCCGGCTTCGGTCGGGCGACTCGGCGGTGGTCGGGACCAACGCCATCCGTAACGCGGAGACGGCCATCGACCTCGACGACACGTACACGCAGAACGTCGAGCAAGGACTGAACGCGACGCGCTGA
- a CDS encoding DUF6517 family protein, which translates to MQRRLLALVAVGVVVLSAGCGFLLGLESLTFSSSPIAVSDQAVQETGYEEAAVGPQNESVMFSVFGQNRTVEVTNHVGRYERSVDLGPLGSQRAATFVALSSPEIEVAGNTVNPIQNISDGEILERVGARYESVSVEEQTGTRTAESLGNSRTLTRFNGTATVEGTGIPVFLETARFKHGSDYVVVVAVYPQDVPGEAERVGTLFAGLDHTADTEDDG; encoded by the coding sequence ATGCAGCGTCGACTGCTCGCACTGGTGGCGGTCGGGGTGGTGGTGCTTTCGGCAGGGTGTGGGTTCCTGCTGGGACTGGAGTCGCTGACGTTCAGTTCCTCGCCGATAGCCGTCTCGGACCAAGCGGTGCAGGAAACCGGGTACGAGGAGGCGGCAGTGGGCCCACAGAACGAGTCGGTGATGTTCTCCGTGTTCGGACAGAACCGAACCGTCGAGGTCACGAACCACGTCGGGCGGTACGAGCGGTCGGTCGACCTCGGTCCGCTCGGGTCACAGCGTGCCGCGACGTTCGTCGCGCTCTCCAGCCCGGAAATCGAAGTCGCCGGGAACACGGTCAACCCCATCCAAAACATCTCCGACGGGGAGATACTGGAGCGAGTCGGCGCACGGTACGAGTCGGTCTCCGTCGAGGAACAGACCGGTACGCGAACGGCCGAATCGCTCGGTAACTCCCGCACGCTGACTCGGTTCAACGGCACCGCGACGGTCGAGGGGACCGGGATTCCCGTCTTCCTCGAAACCGCCCGGTTCAAACACGGGAGCGACTACGTCGTCGTCGTCGCCGTCTACCCGCAGGACGTACCGGGCGAGGCCGAACGCGTCGGAACGCTGTTCGCCGGCCTCGACCACACCGCCGACACCGAGGACGACGGGTAG
- the cysE gene encoding serine O-acetyltransferase → MFDRLDTIRTHIVEDVRTALAKDPAAKSALEVFLLYPGLHAVWLYRVAHALWNSDHRLAARALSEVARFLTGVEIHPAATIGRRLFIDHGQGVVVGETADIGDDVLMYHGVTLGGDSMRREKRHPTVEDCATLGANATLLGDITVGESATVGAGSVVAESVPAGATAKGVPAEVTGESSDPQPERESESEPTHWLADC, encoded by the coding sequence ATGTTCGACCGACTCGACACGATTCGCACCCACATCGTCGAAGACGTTCGCACCGCACTCGCCAAAGACCCCGCGGCGAAGAGCGCGCTCGAGGTGTTCCTGCTCTACCCCGGCCTGCACGCGGTCTGGCTGTACCGCGTCGCACACGCCCTCTGGAACAGCGACCACCGACTCGCGGCGCGGGCCCTCTCGGAGGTCGCTCGCTTTCTGACCGGCGTCGAGATTCACCCTGCGGCGACCATCGGTCGCCGCCTGTTCATCGACCACGGACAGGGCGTCGTCGTCGGCGAGACGGCCGACATCGGTGACGACGTGTTGATGTACCACGGCGTCACGCTCGGCGGCGACTCGATGCGTCGGGAGAAACGCCATCCGACCGTCGAGGACTGTGCGACGCTCGGTGCGAACGCGACGTTGCTCGGCGACATCACGGTCGGCGAGAGTGCGACGGTGGGTGCGGGGTCCGTCGTCGCCGAGTCGGTACCGGCGGGCGCGACGGCGAAGGGCGTCCCCGCCGAAGTGACGGGCGAGTCCAGCGACCCACAGCCAGAGCGGGAGTCCGAGAGCGAACCGACCCACTGGCTCGCTGACTGTTGA